Genomic window (Scleropages formosus chromosome 16, fSclFor1.1, whole genome shotgun sequence):
aaccccttgtgtcccttagttttaccacaaaatggctATTTAATTTCATCCAACACAATAGGTGTGTAGTGATCAGTTCCATGTGTTGGTTTAAAGGAAATGaggtgtgtagtagaaaaatggtagtgcaggtgtaaaaataagagaagcccaagttgtactggttaaaccaagtaggtaagtagaattaggtgtgtaaatcataatcacacattcatttttgAGATTcacattttatgagtttattattttatacaagaatgatGACCATTCCTGCTGGATTTGCATGATTTCAAgtggcattgtgtgtgtgtctctctctctctttctctgttcttatatatatatatatatatatatatatatatatatatatatacagtactgtagtactgtgcaaaagttttaggcacttgcgGGGggaagctgtaaagtgagaagtgagaatgtttccaaaaataatcctcttaattaataaacttcttaCAAAGCTtagcatccatccatcgtcagcAACCACTTGGCACGGCAGGCTTggttgggtctggggtccgagtcctgcttggggtgccttgcaatggactagcgtcccgtcctgggtgtgtccccctccccctccagttttgcgccctgtgttgcagggttaggcttcggtttgccatgaccccactcgggacaagcgatttcagacactgtgtgtgtgtgtgtgtgtgtgtgtgtgtgtgtgtgcgcgtgtgtgtactttctttctttaacgacatacaaaacccttactgtaatactgtaacccTTTGCAAAAGGATGGGCGGCACGggagcacagcaagtagcgctgctgtctcacagcacctgggtggtgtgagagaacgtgggttcgatccctgctcagtctgtgtggagtttgcatgttcttccccgtgtctgcgtgggtttccctcgggtgctccggtttcctcccacagtcaaaagacatgctgtccaggttcccccataacgtgtgagtgtcacagaaagcgtgtgttccactgatgtatggatgagtgaccctttaaatagtgtatctagcaatgtaaatcaccttggtgaataaggtgtgggctagtaacactacatagtatccgttgtaagttgctttggacaaagtgtctgctaagtgaataaatgtaaatggaatgcttggaaatctgaaatattctctttctcattgacactaatgcagaaaacattaaatacagtaAGTGTCTAAAACatatttgtgaaacatctaagtgcctaagacttttgcacagtactgtatatgtgtgtgtgtgtgtatatatatatatgctgaCAGGTGTCCCCTATCTATGACCAAACAGCTGAGCTGCCCACTTTGCCTTTCACATGAGGCATGTTTCGCGAAGATGAAGGAAGTGGGGATTTGCCGCATGCCAGAACATTATCTCCTTTGCTCCTCGCTGAGAGGATCTCCTCTCCGGAGCAGGCCGCAGCGGTGGGCGTCTCTCCGTGCTGCAAGGCGCCAGCTCGGCGCTCCTCTGCCCAGCATCAGCTGTCACTCCAAGGGCAGAATTAGCGGCTAGATCGTTCCACTGCCGCGTTCAGTCAAGCGGAGCCGGGTGCCGATTCGGTTGCTCTGAGATATTGCCGCTCCGCTGGAATCGGATCCCTTTCCTTTTGCGCATTAGTATCTGCAGAGAACGGAAGGACTTTTAAATCTTAGCATGTGGTGAAGATATTTAAACACCATGTCATGTTAAAATGCATCTCCATTGCTAATTTTAAACCCAAACACAACGTAATGTCACAGTAATTTATTTGACTTTAACCGTGTTCGTGCAGCATGCGCTTAAAGAGCCTTTCACCTTATTATGATGTAGTATGATGCGGTTGATGTGTCAGTAAAACACCAGTTCATGCAGTACGACACTTGAGATTAATAACGGAGCGGCTCCTTCCTCCCTGTGTTGGCGTGTCAAAGGGATCAAGGTTGTCTTTAATGCTTTCGGCCTTCTGCCTATACCCACAAGGGCCCGTGAGTCAGACACCACAACACACACGCTGCCCGTGAGCCCGAGGACCAGTTTCACACAGATGTCTGACGACGGGGAAAAATATACAGTGATGTTGCAATTATCTGCATCTTTTCAACACTGTTCTGCTTCTTATTCGTATTTAAATACTTTGTACCGTcatgtccatccatctgtccatccaacCTACCTGTCCAGTGCGAGGTGGAGATGGTcgagagcctatcctggaaacgtAGCGTATGAAGCAGGGTATATTGTGGGTgcgacaccagtccatcatagggtaaTTGCACACACTAAGTCACACATGTACTCAAAGGGCACTTTAGAGTcgctagttcacctgaaatacacacacacacacacacacacacaccgaactggatttaaatctaaattcaaaCCACAGTGCCAATAGTTATGCAGCACCactgctacccgctgcaccactgtaccacccccCTCTTTACTGTTATAACTAACTGGATAATTATGCCACACTGGTCACATAAGTACTGTGGTGGGcatgaaatgtaatattgtgTGTCTTTCACTACCTGTGTAAGATAGACAGTAAATAGAATTATGGGATCATTCAATTAAAGGACATTGTGATTCAGGGTTGGGATGCGTTTCGGAGAAATCAATAGCTGTTCTTGATTTTTAGTCCTTGTTCCTCATTGTTTCGAAGCCCTGCTGAAAAATGCAATTCTCCTCCAGTATATTTAGAGGCAAGAGGCCAGTGGGATGCGATCAAACACACTCAGATTGTGTTTGTTGCCATGTCACTCGTGCTGCTTCTACAGCGATGCTGTATTGCCGTAGTCATGGAAACGCTACACGCTGTGTGCCTCCTTCCAGCTGGAGTCCTCCATTGCGGCCCGACCAGGCtgaacccaccccccccccccacacacacacacacccacatcaTCCAAACTCCGTTCGCTACTCAAGTTTGGCCATGTTCTTAGTGAGTCCACCTGCCAGTTGGCCCGATATAGCACCGCATGGGTGCATGTGAGATGACTCAACGAGGCCCTTGGACATGTTACTTTGTGTATCACGGCACAATATGTGATGCGTGCAGGTTCGACAAGGCACTCGCCATCAGCTGAGGGCAGGTAGGCAAATGGAGGGGTGGGGGTCTCCCCATCTGTCAGGCGAGCGCTGAGCGAGACGGCTCACTGCATGCATTGGCCCCACCCACATCATATTTCACCTTCAAAGACATTGCATTCCTGACCTGGCAACTGGtggggaaataaaacaaaaagcaatcTGGTGCTGGGGAAACGAGGAAATGATTCTCCTCCACCTCGCGGGACCTGAGTTTGAATCTGTgggggtgtgtatgtgtgtgtgtgtgtgctggagatGGGTGAAGGACtacacaaaaatataaagacTCCCCTGTGTGTTTCTTGGTTATTTATCCAACACAGGGTATTAATATAACTGTCAATGTGCTCTTGAAATTAGGTTTATGGGAAACCTTTGTCCACCTTAAACTGAAACTGGTAATAAATTGTacagaaatcagtgaaaaccaCCTGTgtgactcattcattcattatcaataagcaCTTGTCAAATGCAGCgtcgcagtggtccggagcctattccggaaaCATGGGGCGTGAGGCGGGGTACACACTGAGCAAAAGGCAAAGggcaatctctcacacacacacacgctatgagcaatttagagtgagcAGTTCACAtgagctgcatgtctttagattgtgagaggaaaccagagcacctggagaaaacccacgcaaacagggggagaacacgcaaactccgcacagaccggGTCAGATTCAAGCACACAAcccgggagctgtgaggcaccagcacttcTCACCACGGTAGGGCCTAAGTGGAGTTACACTTCAAGgtgattttactgtatcgaGAGGCCACATGTTTCAGAGCATCCGAGACGAGTGTGAAGTCTGTAGTATTCACATTTCCACGTGCGCAGCTGAGAGATCACGCGTGCCCTCAGGCTCTCCACACGGCGCTTTGTGTAGATGTGTGATAAGTTACTTAGTGACACCCATTAAAAGGAGAGGTCAGGAAAACCAGTTAGAAGTCCACTCCCCATGGGAACGGAATGTGCCAGAATCATTTACTGTAAGTGGTCTCGGCGGGAGTGAAATTGCCCACAGAGCCGAGGCTATTTGTTTTCACGCTGAAGTGGCGGCGCAGGCCTTTACCACGGAAACATCCACCACGGTTATTAATGACCATGGTAAATGAGTCAGCCAGAACCTGCAAATTCACTCTGCTCCCTCCACCACACACTCTACCACCCCGGGGAGGAGTCCACTGCGGAGAGAGCGTGCAATCGGCATCACGCGTGAATGCGGCTCCACGGCTCGCGGTGACCTCATCCCTGGATAGCCGGGGCCGGAACCCTCCCCCAGGGGGCTTCGGTCACGTGACCTCCGCTTCGCGTCCTTTCGCAGCTCTCGCAGgcagggaattctgggaattCACTCGCCCATAACAGAGCAGGGTTGCGCGTGTGTTAGTGTGAGCATGCTCGCATTTCAGAGATGGCAAGCGAGAGCGAGGGCGAAGCAGCCTGGCCTGTGTGTTCTCGTGTTATCGGGGCAGCGCTAATCACCATGGCGATGTTATATAACCCCACGCTGCACGCTGGCAAAGCCTCCCATGCAGCAGAGCATCACAGCATCGCTGACTTCTCTGCTCCATCTCTTTTAATGGTTGCTTCAGGGTGCTGTTTTCTAgataggaaaacaaaaaaaaaacgccattggtgggggggggaagactCTGATGTTTTTGTTATCCTTCTTTCACCGGCAAAGTCTGTCTTACATTACAAGCCATTTGAATTACGCTGAAGCAGCCGCCTATTTCCCCGCTGTAATCAGCCCATAAGCTGATTTATTGGGATTTTCCAAATATGTTAATTTTTGAATGCTTGTCTGCCAAGGAAAGATATGCCTTTCCACAAGGAATCCTTTGTCACTCCTGCTCAGAATCGCAGAGGACAAACTCAGCGCTGCGGTAGAGGAAGCTGTTGTCTGCAtcaaggacttttttttttttttttaagaaaaataagtgGTGCTGTTAATTTGCTTTTTGGGAAGCATTTACCAAAGTTTTGATgaggaaataaaaaggaagagGGGTTGAAGGATCATCGTGAAGACAGGGCAAAGTGTTCAGATGCAGTTCCAGAACagacagatttctttttttcctagaGATTATACCAGAAGACAGCTGGTAATGGATTGTCCCTTGGTTACATGTGCAAGTCCCTTTctacatgtacacatttatccCGTCCTATAAAGCCAACAGGGCAGCTCAGATGCACGTTTCACGTTTAAAAAGCACGACTGTCGTTGAAGCGATGCTTTAAAGTTAAAACCTGCTTTGTGTTATTTAGCTAAGGCATAAAAATTATGGTTTTTAGAGTATGAAGCAGCATGAACAAGTGCAGTTGAGTAGAAAAGTCTATCATGGTCTTTACATATATGAAAGCAGAACTGCGTGTTAAAAGTTGTTCATTCATTAAATCATTGAgacattcattaaaatattgcattatttatgcaCATCAATAATAACCAGGTTATTCCTTTTGGACCATCATAGTGTTGCTGctctgtcattttaaagaaatgtaaaccaagcagagattgtttttttttttttttttccatttccttaaCGGTTAAAGCATTCAACTATGTGTGAGTAAATAACTTATTAGAGCGTATTGCAATATATTACAGGTCGGTTTCGGAGCAATTTATGGCGTTGACATGAATGGCAATGAACACCTCAACATGGGTTCGGGGAAGAGCTCTATTTCACACAGACAGCACAGCAGTGAACTTGAGTTGTGTCTCAAATCAGAGCATAAACACAGGGCCTTTTctcacattatttttcttttcttcttcaggGCAGCtggttggagaaaagcatctgcaagaAAAATAAGTGTGAATGTAATATAGCGGatgcagctgctgcccttgtacctgaaggttacaggttcaaatccaacatCTAGCTGCAGTAGTCATGAGCAAGATGtttaattgctctagtaaagttgcccacctgtgtaaataggtaatttacttaacattataagccaTTCAGAAGAgatgcatcagctgaataagtaaatgttcTCCTTTGCGCTACGAGAAGGTACATTTAAATTCAGAACAATGTTGCCCTCCGGTGTTCATTGctcaaaaatacagcaaaatacatgtattatttAGATTTATGTAGTgggttttgttttaattcagtgCACTTTAGAGTATATGTCACATTACATGACtataattattatcattgtaGCATCAGGAAcctgatttttttatataaaagaaaagcataatttttaaatgtgtacagatagctttacatttttttaaataacggAGCAGGAACTCTACGATGGTCCAAAAGGTATAACCTGGTTATTTTTGATGTGCATAAATAATCATTTGCCTTGTATTGAATCACACACTGACAGAATGAAGGTTGGCTGGACACAACACATACGAAACATCTAAATAGCAGTCCTTGTTCGGAAATTTTgtctatgtatatatgtaatttttaatatttaattaaaagttagtttttatcagaatattttttttctacagaacaGAAAAAGTAAAGACAGAGTTGCTAAATTCTACCAATAATTATAATGGTAAATTATAATGATTATAATGCCAGACAGAAACATCAAGATTAAATAGCCAGCAGACCCCCCCCAGTGTGTCTTACAGGAACAGCCATGGAAGTTGATTCACTTAGGCCTTGATTTTCTCATATTGTTACATTGCTTGCAGTTCATCCAAGTGTAtagctgtttttgttgttattttaggAATTGAGGTTAAGTACTGAGTCTGAAGATATTATTACAATGAGGAGGGACTTGAAACAGCAACCACTGACTTGACTTATCAGTCCAGCTCCTTAACAGTAACAGTCTAATATTACAgtatctctttttttatttcctttaagtTAAGAATGGGCTTTCTTGTCATTTACTTAGGCAGGGGgagcaaaagttaaaaaaaaaaaaaaaaaattatagaaaaataaatacacaaaataaattacaaacgATTCCAATAACCAAAAATATTACATCAAAAACCTTGAAAATCAGACAATATAATGCTGCGGCACTTTACAGTCAACTGTCGAACAACGGCCCCCACGCAGTAACGCAATGACGTCACGACGTCTTGCCTTTGCCCTTTTCATGTCGCGGACTCTCACGTGACACCGCTTCGCTCTCGGTCACATGACCGCGGTCAGCTGACCTCCGACACGGAAATGCGGGACTGGGTTCTGTCGTCCGTCCCGCACCGCGTCTTCCGGCTTCTTGGCGCTGTTTATGTCCTTTGCTGCAGCGCGTAGTTACAGATGTCATTGTGTTAAAGGTGCGGACATGTTGCTCGCCGATGTTCCACGCCTCGCCTTTGTTTTAGTGGCTTTATTTGGGCTGGTGACGTGTGGAGATGCAGGAGGAGAGCAGCGCCTCAGAGGTGAGCCTCGCGCCTGTTGTGTGTATGTCCGGCGTGTCTCGCGGTCCCTTCTGTGTGGTGCCTCGTGCAGGGCCCCTTGGGGGTCTTCTCCCAACCCCCTctcacggtgtgtgtgtgtgtgtgtgtgtgtgtgtgcgtgcgtgtgcgtgtgcgtgtgcgtgcgcgtgcgcgtgcgtgtgcgtgtgcgcgcgcgcagggGAGCGCGCGGAGGGACCGCAGCTGCTCACGTCCAACTCGTCGGACTCCGCGGCGCTCACCTCGGGCTTCGTGGCCTGCGTGGTGTCCGTCACCTTCTTCGGGAGCAACTTCGTCCCCGTGAAGAAGATCGACACCGGAGATGGTGAGGATGGATGATCATGAAGGCCGGGCTCGGTGGTGACAGTCATCACCGGCGTCCCATTGATTTGAATTGATGATGGTCATGAGATATAATAGTAGGGCAGTGACTCTATGCTCCCAGTTGTCTGCTGTTATTTTCATCCTAACCTTTTAAGATAAAAGGTTCTTCTAATTCTTCATGTAATGATTTACACTTTCATAAAGCAGAGTCACTGTTTATTgtgtaaattcagggtaagtacctccaCAGAGGGTActactagagcaggagtggaTTTCGAACCAGGAACCGCCAGATTGTAAGGCAACAGCAGCTCTGTCTGTGCCACCCGCCGCTTCGTCTAACGTGTTGATGAGTGTTTTCGTGTTTCGTTTCAGGCATGTTCTTCCAGTGGGTTCTGTGTGCTGCTATATGGACTGTGTCTCTGGTGGTCAACATTATTCTCAACTCCCCCAAATTTTGGCCGCTGGCCATGCTGGGCGGTGCCATCTGGGCGACCGGTAAGACCTGTACCCTGGAACTCGCTTCTCCGAGAGAGCTGTGTGTGATCGTGTCCCGTCGTGTAGCGAAGCCGCCGTGCCGGAGATCTGAATATGACACAAGACCTGGTGTGAACTTTGTCTTTGCAGGTAATATCACCGTAGTACCGATTCTGAAGACCATTGGCCTTGGGCTGGGCATTCTCATCTGGGGATCATTTAATTTACTCATGGGCTGGGCAAGTTCAAGGTATGTTCATCataaatgtttcttcttttgaaaAGTGAAAGTTCACAGTCATCTGCTATCTGTGATTCATATATATTATAAACGGGAGCTTaggaccatttttttttcctcctctctagATTTGGCTGGTTTGGAATTGATGCCCAAGAAGTGGCGAAGCCTGTGTTGAACTACTGTGGTGCTGGGTTATGTTTATTAAGGTATTCATGACTGAGATATAACTGCTAACACAGTGCAGGTCTCCTGTTCATGTTTAGTATTGGGTAGCAGGTAACGTAATGGTAAAGGGCATGGTGTAACCATGTGCTCTAGCATTTACCATGAACTGGTCTGGTAAAAATTATCAGTTGTGTAAGCAGGTCCTGtactgtgtcactttggataaaatatCAACAAGAAACGATTCAATATACCAATTTATATGGACTGTTATAAACATAGAATGAACAAATTGTGTGACCTCTTTTATGAATTCATTGCTTTCATGATTTAAatgctgttatatttttaaacttgtttgaATCATGAATTACTTGGCCGTTCCTAAATGTTTTCCAGTTGCAGACAACCTATCCTCAAAACACACTGCATcatctttgcaaaaaaaaaaaaaaaaaaaggtttatttggtGTTAgaatttcatttgtatttttcttggcTTTATTgtgctgttattattttctgtctttttcttttagtgccataatatttttctttgtcaaAACTGAAGTGCAAGTGTCGAATAATTCAGAGGAGACGCCCTTGcttattaacagtgtaagtcttACACAGGTCTGCTCTTTATCAGGGAGATAAACCTGTGCCACCTTGCTGGGGACTGTTTCTTTGACAGTACACTGTTCCTGCTGAGCGCACTTTTACATGTCCTTTAAGGTCCaactgtttattctttttttttatttttttaaacagagagCCGATTCAGATGGTCTGGGAACCACGGATGAATCTTGGGTGGACAGACTTTCTCCGAGGCTCAAGCGCATCATGTATGTGCTCTGTTCAGTACtgcatttgtaaaaatgtttgatctgatttttttttttttttggtatgcagttttacttgagcaatttagggtgaataccttgctcaagggtgctacagctggaggagggatttgaaccttcaacctttgagtccaatggcagcagctctaaccactacactaccagctgctctggttacaaaatatgttaaaaaggtctttttaatataaaaagtatCTTGTTGAGGTTACTCTTTGAGAGGCATTCTCATctgaatgaaacaaaactgtTGTGGGGCTCACATGTTAGAGTTCTCACATTACATTAAAAGCACCAGGGTCTGAATCCCTAGGGCTCCTACTGtaactcttgatcaaggtacttttacAGGGTTGATGCCAATAAAATACCCTCgtttaaatgagaaaatcattAGCGGTAGTATAGCACTGTGTCAGCTAagttaaatgttatattaatatagtaataataatcaccatcatcaccatggTAATAATCACTAGTGGGGAAAATgcttaatttaattattttcatttacaatgaaattggtagacaaaatataaaataaatatacggTGTGTTTCTGAAAGCTGTTTTTTGGAAACCTCAGGCGCAATAGGATCTCATTGATTATGAATCTACGAAGGTGTTTCACAAATTCAGGAGTGAATAAACGCACTGATCCTGACTGGAGAAAATTGACTGTGAACTGTGTATGACATAGTGCATCAGACTTTTCAGCGGTGACATTACAGCTTATTACTTGGAAGTTAATGTGTTAccatttctgcttttgtttttctttagagGCTCCGGCCTTGCCGTCGTCTCCGGGCTGTTGTACGGCTCCTCGTTCGTTCCTGTGCTTTATATCAAAAACCATGGAGCGAGGAACGACAGCGCCTTCGCTGGGGCCAGTCAGTTTGGTAGGTGTCTGCCAAGGGCGTCTGCTGGTGTGGAATgaagatgaaatgaaaagaatttgAGGCTCAACGTGAGTTTGACGTTTGAAAGTGACAGGAGAATTAACAGGCCAAACAAACGGGGAAATATggtgttttaaaaaaggcatttctcTTTCAGATACacacttttctttatttaccctGTGCCATCATTTAGTGTGACTCGTTCTGTCCTGCTTTCCAGATCTTGACTATGTTTTTGCACAGTACAGTGGAATTTTCCTCACCAGCACAGTTTATTTTCTCGTTTACTGCGCCTTCATGAAGAATAAACCCAAAGTTTACTCGAAAGCAATACTGCCAGGTACGGgtagtgtttgtttgtttgtttgttttttttattttaaatgtaatcattACTGTGTGTCTTGAGTTAATCTCCTTTTGCTGCAGCCTGCTCAGCACACAGATCTTCACTTACAACTTGTACCTGCATTCAGGCTTTGCCTCTGGAGTGATGTGGGGCATAGCCACGTGCTGCTGGTTCCTCGCAAATAACTACCTCAGTGCTGTGGTCAGCTTTCCCATCATCACAGCTGTAAGTGCGGGAGCGCTCGGTGTGTTACCGACTGAGatgttattagtattatttattgctgctccgctcatgcctttctccaaggtgctTTGCAATGTTAGCTGCAGTACACTAAGATGCTTGCAATGatcaacacacacaaagggcaagttagtgtcaccagttcacgtGAAACGcacatctttagactgtaggaggaaCTCGGAGCATCTGGAGGAATCCCACATGAACACGGagggaacatgcaaatgccacacacacactgagctggactgaaacgtacagcccaggagctgtgaggcaccagagtTACCTACTACTGCACTGAGCTGTTTAAGACATTTCACTTTGCGGGTGTTTTCCAGGTCCTGGAAGAATATTTGTGCACATACAATAATGACATATAGTTATAGCTACTCTGTGACCccatacaacacacacatatcGTTTTCACTTCGCATCAAATTCCTGAactgaaagtaaataaaatactgatgATAAATACATCAAGTGTGTCTTACAAAAACCCTTGTAGGATAATAAGTTTGTTAATTGGTAAATGCTTCCACTTGAAACTTTTGTTCTGTTCCTTTTCCGTGgtaattaaagttaaatttcaAGGAAATTACCCTGTGCTCCGGTATTGAATTCTTCCACATTGTAGAAAGTATTCCCACATGTATTGTTTGAGTCATTGTCGGTCAAGAAGTGACTAATCACCCAGCAAGAGTTTGCAAACTTTCTACTGGCTTTTATCTGTTGCCAGTTAGATGATCATATCCTTTTAAGATAGTCTTTTTGTTTTGGAGCGGGTTCCTGAAATGCATTCACTGCTTCATAGTTCACTACTCAAGTTTGCTTGTCTTTCCTGTAGGGTCCTGGCTTAATCGCTGCAATGTGGGGAGTTCTCATTTTCAAAGAAGTTAGAGTAAGTACCTGAGATCGATTGCAACGTGATATTACAACCCCTagcaaaaattatggaatcaccacACTTTGGGCATGTttacccaactttttttttttttttttttttttttacttcacagcaaataaacaaatcacagatacaacacaacattttttgtttaatagctgGGCATTCTGGCTTTGTTGAACATacctgaaacaaattaaattactttaattaatggcaatttttttttgaacacgaaacaatttttgttttgtgttctctctgtgatttatttgttacaatgtaaaaaaaagttgtatgaACATCCTCAAAATGTGGTGATTCCACAATTTTTGCCAGGGGTTgtattaataacaacaaaaataatgctGGAATAACCACCACAAATACAGTGGCGCTTTACTACTTTTAGTGGGAATCTGAGAATCTAAAGGCATTTGGAGATTGTAGTTGAACTAACAGTGGCCAGTTTTGTCAGTTGACTTCATACTCGACTTCATACGCTGGTAAGTGTGGTCCCAAAGAAAACCTTTCCTCCAGTAATGCACTAATGTGTGGTTTATCAAGATAAAACCCTCACGGCTTGGAGCTCAAAGGAGAATCAACACTGCCAGTTTTACCTCAATAAATGTAGGTTTACGAGGATGTTTTTACACTCCAACTTCACATGTTGACATCGTGACGTATTTTAGAACAGAAAGGGCGTGGTTCAAAACCACATTCTTGCACACACTTCTTTCACTGgcattcacat
Coding sequences:
- the tmem144a gene encoding transmembrane protein 144a isoform X1, with the translated sequence MSFAAARSYRCHCVKGADMLLADVPRLAFVLVALFGLVTCGDAGGEQRLRGERAEGPQLLTSNSSDSAALTSGFVACVVSVTFFGSNFVPVKKIDTGDGMFFQWVLCAAIWTVSLVVNIILNSPKFWPLAMLGGAIWATGNITVVPILKTIGLGLGILIWGSFNLLMGWASSRFGWFGIDAQEVAKPVLNYCGAGLCLLSAIIFFFVKTEVQVSNNSEETPLLINSRADSDGLGTTDESWVDRLSPRLKRIIGSGLAVVSGLLYGSSFVPVLYIKNHGARNDSAFAGASQFDLDYVFAQYSGIFLTSTVYFLVYCAFMKNKPKVYSKAILPGFASGVMWGIATCCWFLANNYLSAVVSFPIITAGPGLIAAMWGVLIFKEVRGLRNCLILVLAFCIVLAGSLLTAFSKV
- the tmem144a gene encoding transmembrane protein 144a isoform X2; this translates as MSFAAARSYRCHCVKGADMLLADVPRLAFVLVALFGLVTCGDAGGEQRLRGERAEGPQLLTSNSSDSAALTSGFVACVVSVTFFGSNFVPVKKIDTGDGMFFQWVLCAAIWTVSLVVNIILNSPKFWPLAMLGGAIWATGNITVVPILKTIGLGLGILIWGSFNLLMGWASSRFGWFGIDAQEVAKPVLNYCGAGLCLLSAIIFFFVKTEVQVSNNSEETPLLINSRADSDGLGTTDESWVDRLSPRLKRIIGSGLAVVSGLLYGSSFVPVLYIKNHGARNDSAFAGASQFDLDYVFAQYSGIFLTSTVYFLVYCAFMKNKPKVYSKAILPACSAHRSSLTTCTCIQALPLE